In Candidatus Manganitrophus morganii, the genomic window GAAGCGTATCCCGATCGCTGGCAGTATCCCTTCTACATCGGCTTCAATTATTACTATCACAAGAAGGATGCTCAGCGTGCGCTCCCTTACCTTGAAAAAGCCGCGTCTCTCCCCAGGGTGCCCGCTTTTGTTAAGAGCCTGGTTGCGCGTCTTTACGAAAAATCGGGGAAAGAAGAAGAGGCGCTCCATTTTTATGAAGAGATCTACCGGAACACGACTGATGAGATGATTCGGCAGAAGATCAAAGAGAAGATCGATCGAATCAAATCGGGTGCTGAAGATGAAAACACTCGCCATTGAAATCAAGCATCTTACGAAAAAATATCGATCCGGTTTTTGGCTGAAGGAAACGGAGTCGCTCTCCGATCTCAACCTGGAGGTCGAGGCCGGGAGCATCTTCGGATTTTTGGGACACAACGGGGCGGGGAAGACCACCACGATCAAATTGCTGATCGGCGTCATTCACCCGACTTCGGGAGAGGCCTTCATCTTCGGACGTCCCATTTCGGACATCACGGTCAAGCGGGAAATCGGATTCCTTCCGGAAAGCCCTTACTTTTATGATTACCTGACCGGATCGGAGTTCCTCCACTTTTGCGGTCAGTTGTTCGGGATGACGGCGAAAGAGCGCGCCAAGCGGGTCGATGCTTTGGTAGAACTGGTCGGCCTGAAGGGTTCGGAAGGGGAGCAGATGAGGAAGTATTCCAAGGGAATGCTGCAGCGGATCGGCCTCGCCCAGGCCCTGATCAATGATCCCAAATTGGTCATTTTGGACGAGCCGATGTCGGGACTCGATCCGGTCGGCCGGAAGGATGTCCGCGACATCATTCTTGGTCTGAAAGAGGAGGGGAAGACCGTCTTCTTCAGCACCCATGTCCTGACCGATGCGGAGATGATTTGCGATCAGGTCGGGATCATCATTAAAGGCCGCCTTCGCAGCAAGGGGAAATTGGAGGCATTGTTGAATCCGAAGGTGCGGTCGATCGAGGTCTCCCTGACCGGCATTGCACAGGACGGTCTGGAGTCGCTAAAGTCTTTCTCGAACACCGTTCTCCAACGGGGAGGGGACTTTTTGGTGGTTCTGCAAGAGGAAGCGCAACTTCCTTCCATCATAGATTGGACCACCAAACGGGGGGGGAAGATCGTTTCGGTCGTCCCACGAAGGGAGAGCTTGGAAGACATCTTTATGGAGGAGATGAAGGGGGTGGGTCGCTGATGGTTGCTTGGGCGATTGCAAAGAATACATTTAAAGAGGCGGTTCGAAGCAAGATTCTCTATAGCCTCATTTTCTTTGCCCTGGTGATGATGGGGGTCTCGTTGGTGCTCGATCAGGTGACGGTCGGCCAGCGGAGCAAAATCATTATGGATTTCGGACTTGCCAGCATTAATCTCTTCGGGATTCTCATTGCGATTGTGGTTGGGATCGGCCTGGTCTATAAGGAGATCGAAAAGCGGACGATTTATCCGCTTCTTGCCAAACCGGTGCGACGGAGCGAGTTTTTGATCGGGAAATATTTCGGCATCGTCCTGACGCTCGGCGTCGAGGTGGTATTGATGTCGTTCTTCCTCTTCTTGTTGATGGCGATTTATGGGCTGAGCACCGATTCGCGGATGTTCGATCTTGGATTACTGGCGGCGATCTTTCTCATCTTCCTAGAAATGGCAGTCATTGCGGCGGTCGCGATTCTCTTCTCCTCTTTCTCGACCCCCTTTTTGAGCGGGATGTTTACCTTGGCGGTTTATGTCATCGGCCATTTGACCGAAGACTTGAAAAGGCTCGGCGCCCTTTCGGGGAGCCCTGCTTTGGAAAAAATGACCGCTTTCCTTTATTATCTTCTCCCCAATTTGGAGAATTTTAATATTAAAGGAGAGGTCGTCTATCAGCTTCCGGTCGAAACAGGACGGATCCTCTTGGGCCTGCTGTACGGCCTGCTCTATATCGGCCTGTTGATCTTTTTCTCCTCCATGCTTTTTCAGAGAAGGGATTTCAGATAACGATGAATGATCGACTCATCAGACGCGTCGGATGGATCGGCCTCTTCATCCTCATTTTTTTCTCGATGATCTATCTGAAGGTGTTCCTCTCTTCCAGGGCTGAATTCAGAACGGCCGAGGCGGCCTTGGCGAAGGGGAACGATCGCGAGGCGATTATCCATTACGAGCGGGCCATCCTCTGGTATCTACCGATCGGAGGATACGTGGAGCCTTCGGCCGAGGCGCTCTGGAAATTGGCGACGGCGCTGGAGGAAAAAGACAAGAAGCTCGCCCTGGAAGCGTTTCGTTCGTTGCGGAGCGGTTTTTATGCGGCGCGCAGTTTTTACACCCCCGGAAAAGAATGGATCGCCCGTTCGGATCAAAAGATCGCCTCTTTGATGGCGCAAGAGCTTCCCTATTCCGAGGCCGATAAAAAGAAAACGGTCGAGCAGCGAACGGAGGAGGCATTGGCAATCTTGAAGCGACCTCTGAAACCACACACAGGGTGGTCGATTGTCCTCGAAATCGGATTTTGGGGGTGGGTGGCCGGGGTGCTTCTTTTTATTATGACCGGGTTTAATGCGGAAAACCGGGTGATCCCCAAGCGGGGCCTTCTCCTGGGGGGATGGATTGTCTTATTTTATGCGCTCTGGATTGTTGGAATGATGAATGCGTAATCTTTGCCGAGGTGAAAGGGGATGAGCATCGTTTACATATTGATGATCCTCCTGGGAGTGATCGGAATCGGATTCAGCTTTTGGGGCCAGGGGAGTCTCAGGCCGCCATACGACACGATCAGCGCAATCGGTCTTCCGCTGAGCCTCATCGTCGGACTCCTGGGGGTGTTGCTTTTGTGCGTTCCTCACTTTTTCGGCTAACCGTTTAGGATGGGAGAGATTCGATGGAACAAAAAAGGGCCGGTAAAAAGAACATTGCGCTGATCGGCAGCGGTTACTGGGGTAAAAACCTTCTGAGGAACTTCCATCAACTCGGCGTCTTAAAAACGGTCTGCGACAGCGATCCCGCCCGTCTCTCCGGTTTCAAAGAAACGCATCCTGACCTTACGTATACGACCCAGCTCTCGGAAGTCCTCAAAGATCCTCAAATCGACGCGGTGGCCATCGCGGCGCCCGCCGCGCTTCATTATGAGCTTGCCAAGAAAGCGCTGGAGGGTGGGAAGGATGTGTTCATTGAAAAACCGCTTGCCCTCGACGTAACCGA contains:
- a CDS encoding ABC transporter permease, giving the protein MVAWAIAKNTFKEAVRSKILYSLIFFALVMMGVSLVLDQVTVGQRSKIIMDFGLASINLFGILIAIVVGIGLVYKEIEKRTIYPLLAKPVRRSEFLIGKYFGIVLTLGVEVVLMSFFLFLLMAIYGLSTDSRMFDLGLLAAIFLIFLEMAVIAAVAILFSSFSTPFLSGMFTLAVYVIGHLTEDLKRLGALSGSPALEKMTAFLYYLLPNLENFNIKGEVVYQLPVETGRILLGLLYGLLYIGLLIFFSSMLFQRRDFR
- a CDS encoding ABC transporter ATP-binding protein, translating into MKTLAIEIKHLTKKYRSGFWLKETESLSDLNLEVEAGSIFGFLGHNGAGKTTTIKLLIGVIHPTSGEAFIFGRPISDITVKREIGFLPESPYFYDYLTGSEFLHFCGQLFGMTAKERAKRVDALVELVGLKGSEGEQMRKYSKGMLQRIGLAQALINDPKLVILDEPMSGLDPVGRKDVRDIILGLKEEGKTVFFSTHVLTDAEMICDQVGIIIKGRLRSKGKLEALLNPKVRSIEVSLTGIAQDGLESLKSFSNTVLQRGGDFLVVLQEEAQLPSIIDWTTKRGGKIVSVVPRRESLEDIFMEEMKGVGR